The sequence CAGTGATCATGATTCTTCACTGGTATGAGAGAGAGATGTAAGCGTCCAATATTGCATTTGTTTGAAGCTCATCTTCTCAACTTGGCTGTTTTATGTTCATGATCTCGTGTAGATTATGTCATTGTTTTGAGGATTTTCTTGTTTCtctacttcttttcttttttgtccttCACCAAGATTTGTCTAAATAACACTAATAACACAGTGACAGAAGATCTCCAAGCACTGCCTGTTCACTCCATATATGGGCAACAAGGATCTAAATATTCATATACAGGAGAAAAGATGTTGCAAGGATTGCAATCTCCATATCCAACTCCTGCAGTTCTAATCCAGACTGGTACAAAACTGGGGTTATACTAATTTACTATGTGAGTAAAGAGGAATGATAGGTTATATATAGACCATGTCCTGATAGAACTCCTAATTTTACTAAAACTCTTAAACCAACTTCTTCTCAAAATATAAAGTTTGCTTTAATTTCTAACAGATAATGCTTCAGTCATTTTGCATCAGTTGTTTAACATGCATTCCTTGTTGCTGTTATACTTTTATTTGAAGTAGAATTAAGGACTTCATGCTGCCAATTTCTGGCCATTGATGTCTCACCAGAAACAATCTCAGTATGATCTGCATTTAGACATCTGTAGAAAAATTGAGATAAACTATGGCCAAGATGATTTATCTACAAAAAATATGCTCTGTTGAGAGCTCAATTCTATTTAATCAGAGCATGTCAGACTCGAAAATTTCTAAGATCTGAAGGAATTATATTCTGACGTTGTTGCAGGTATGGCTATGATCCTCAAGATTTTGCCAAGTATGTGCACCATATCAACTGAGTCATCTCCCTTCGATCACATTTCTCACTGTCGATAAGCCATGATCAAGTAGAAAGACATTGGTGCCAAATCCTTCATTTCCATTGTGCAGATACCAAGCTTATGAGCTCATCCATGGAAGGTGGGCAATGGTTGGTGCAGCTGGCTTCGTCATCCAAGAGGCAGGCCTTCAACAAATTTGGTGCAAACTGTGGCCCCGAGGCTGTCTGGTACTTAAATTATGCTTGTTTTTGTACTCAAAACAATCTTAATTCTATCATACGCAATCAGATTAACCCATCTACATTTCGTACCGAAATCGGTGGCCTTTCGATGTGTTTGCAGACTGGTGCTCTTCTCCTGGATGGGAACACACCGAACTACTTTGGGAAGAACATTCCAATCAATCTTGTGCTTGTTGGAGGTGCTGAATACTACAGAATCATCAATGGACTGGTGAGAACTTTCTTCTTTCTAGTGTTTTATATCAGTTCACTGCAACTGCAAGCAACCACCATCGACGCAGGCAGCGTTGCTGCTTCTACTGCCTTCAGACAAGGATTAGATGATTTGTTTGTAGGATTTGGAGGACAAGCTGCACCCTGGAGGTCCATTTGATCCCACTGGGGCTGGCAGATGATCCAGACCAAGCTGCATTGCTcaaggtgaaggagatcaagaagGGGCGGCTCGCGATGGTTGTAGCTGATCCAATCGGGGACGTCATGCTGCGTTCAGGGCTCACGTCATCTTCGTATGAACGGCGTGACAATTTAAATATGTTGGGTTGGTTGAAGTTCTTGGCAGCGGGGATACCTTGACGGGGACATGGAGTTCGATCGATGGGGGTGCGTAGTTTAGGATGGTCCAGTAATCCTACTCCAATGCAGCCGTCCATGTTGACTCAATCATGGATGGAATCGCTGCACCTGGATGGTTTCACGGGAATTAGGGCAGCTTCACCAATTGATGAATGATTGTGCTtgttttcctcttcctctctgtGGCTCCCTACAAATACACGCCGACCGGGCCTCGACGACCGAGCAAGCACGCACGGCGAGTAGGAGATTCTTGTTTGCCTTCTTCGATCTTTTGGGCGGGCCGAGACATGGCGGCAGCGAATTCAGTTCCTCTCATTACCGCTTACAAGATGGGCAAGTTTGATCTCTCGCACAGGTCCGTATCCTTCATTCCCCTAAAGATCCCGTTAGGAGTAGACAAAAGGTCGATTATATGGCGTGCAGTCCTCCGACCATTTGTTTGCGATATGATGTTGAGAAAAGATGAGATCTTTTTCGTTTTTCGCCCTTGATTTCTTGCTGTCGATGTTGTTAGAGTGGTGCTAGCACCATTGACAAGGCAGAGGTCATACGGGAACGTCCCACAGCCGCATGCCATCTTGTACTACTCTCAGCGAGCCTCCAAAGGCGGTCTTCTGATAGCGGAGGCAACCGGGGTTTCAGACACCGCGCAAGGGTGAGATTCTGGAAGCCGCAAACTTGTTTCTTTAGTTCAACTGGTTCTTGGATGGTATTCTTGTGTTTGGTCATCGAAAGCATTGTTGTTGTTGTGTAAGGTACCCTTGCACGCCCGGCATTTGGACGAAAGAACAGGTGGAAGCATGGAAGCCGATTGTGAATGCAGTTCATGAAAagggtggcatcttcttttgccaGATTTGGCACGTAGGAAGGGTTTCAAATCATGGTGCGTTCCCTCAACACTTCTGCCTTTGTTTTCTTGGTTTAGGCTGAAGTGAAGTAGGGTGGTTGGCTTAATTGAAACTCCTCTGACCATATGGTGGTTCTCATGCTTCAGAGACCCACTAGGTATTCGACAGAATACCGAGCATAATCTGATACCACTTGGAATTTTGGATGTTGTCCTTTCCCCTTGATAGACATGATGGCAAAAGATGGTTAAAGTATTACAACATTCCTTCATTGTGCTTATAAAGGCACTACTGGTTGATGCTTGCCAAGGTCTTGAGCTGTAGTCATCCGTGTTATATGTATTCAAGCTCATCTGATTACTTCTGTGCACCATTGCAGATTTCCAACCCAATGGGCAAGCTCCAATCTCATCTACTGACAAGCCAATTACTCCTCAAGTACGAGCAAATGGCATCGATGTTGCTATTTTTTCAACTCCAAGGCGGTTGCGGACGGAAGAGATTCCTTTGGTTGTCAATGATTTTAGAGTTGCTGCAAGAAATGCCATAGAAGCTGGTAAGAATCTTGTATCTTTATTTCATATTCACGAGTTTGTATTTGATAGGAAGTCAAGTTTATGACAAAGCTTTTGGTATTGTGCTATACCATCCACACTAGcacaaaaagaaaacaagaacatATATGGAGCCACAAGTCGTGCCAAGAGCTTCATACTAATAGACCTTTTGAAATCATACCTTATGTTCCAGTCGAATATGCACTAATGATACTTTTTAGCATAAGTAATTCATGGATCATAAATGAACCTTAATGTTTGTGATGACCGACTGGTTATATAACTTATATAAAACACTAGGTATACGATTAAAATCCCTCATACCTGTAGAGAACCCTACAGCCTAAACAACCAACATCTATGGCTTGTTCTTTTTTCTGCCctgatttcttttgtttttgatgGACGAATCCAAAAAAGGAAATAAGATACTATGCTACATGTCTGTAAGGCCTGTTGCCTCTGAAGCATGATCTGAGTACCTAGGACTTTCAGACTGAAGTGCAAGTCCTTGGCCACACAACCAACAATGTTTTCCTTATCTATATACGCTGTTAGATTCACTGAACTGGGAGGATCGCTGCCAAACAAAGTAGAAAGACAAAAGGTTTATTATTAAATTTTGGTCTCTTCCAGGCTCCAGCATTGTAGCTTAAGGCTTGATTACATTGGAAGTGTATGGACCAGATAATTAAAGGCCATGTGTTCAAAATTCCTAAAGCACCATACTTCATG comes from Musa acuminata AAA Group cultivar baxijiao chromosome BXJ3-3, Cavendish_Baxijiao_AAA, whole genome shotgun sequence and encodes:
- the LOC108952395 gene encoding putative 12-oxophytodienoate reductase 11, translating into MIVLVFLFLSVAPYKYTPTGPRRPSKHARRVGDSCLPSSIFWAGRDMAAANSVPLITAYKMGKFDLSHRVVLAPLTRQRSYGNVPQPHAILYYSQRASKGGLLIAEATGVSDTAQGYPCTPGIWTKEQVEAWKPIVNAVHEKGGIFFCQIWHVGRVSNHDFQPNGQAPISSTDKPITPQVRANGIDVAIFSTPRRLRTEEIPLVVNDFRVAARNAIEAGFDGVEIHGAHGYLIDQFLKDKVNDRTDKYGGSLENRCRFALEIVEAVVDEIGADRVGIRLSPYANYMQSGDSNPEALGLYMANALNKYGISYLHMVEPRMINVGEKVEVPHSLLPMRKAFKGTFIVVGGYDREEGNTAIASGYADLVAYGRLFLANPDLPRRFELNAPLNKYNRETFYIQDPVVGYTDYPFLDSDS